From a region of the Bradyrhizobium sp. KBS0727 genome:
- a CDS encoding Zn-ribbon domain-containing OB-fold protein has protein sequence MSDKLADWTKGVEAIVYQSCGACGKAQYFHRSFCAACGAPGPAEKRASGAGTVYATSLVCRAATPETRAHVPYNIVLIDTAEGFRMMAHGDNDLAIGDEVTARYQSFAGRLVPYFTRAK, from the coding sequence ATGAGCGACAAACTCGCCGACTGGACCAAGGGCGTGGAAGCCATCGTCTATCAATCCTGCGGCGCATGCGGGAAGGCGCAGTATTTCCACCGCAGCTTCTGCGCCGCTTGCGGTGCGCCGGGGCCGGCCGAGAAACGCGCCAGCGGGGCAGGGACGGTCTATGCGACGTCGCTGGTCTGCCGCGCGGCGACGCCGGAAACCCGGGCGCACGTCCCCTACAACATCGTGCTGATCGACACCGCCGAAGGCTTTCGCATGATGGCCCATGGCGACAACGATCTCGCCATCGGCGATGAAGTCACCGCGCGATATCAGTCGTTTGCAGGCAGGCTGGTGCCGTACTTCACGAGAGCGAAGTAG
- a CDS encoding carboxymuconolactone decarboxylase family protein, with protein MARIDYSDPAKASDRTREILGKNRNANIFRMMAHSPSYFEQYCRLGGAIRNKGELDPIVRELAITRTGILCEAPYEIVAHKRIGKNVGVTDEQNEALENWQSAKCFNEVQRAALAFTDEIVKLRKPTDATFHAIASKLTPGALVELQLSVGFYVMTSKFLETFAIDMQPVTEVV; from the coding sequence ATGGCCCGTATCGACTACAGCGATCCTGCGAAAGCCAGCGACCGCACCCGCGAAATTCTCGGCAAGAACCGCAATGCCAACATCTTCCGGATGATGGCGCATTCGCCGAGCTATTTCGAACAATATTGCCGGTTGGGCGGGGCGATCCGCAACAAGGGCGAACTGGATCCGATCGTGCGCGAACTCGCCATCACCCGCACCGGCATCCTTTGCGAGGCGCCGTACGAGATCGTCGCGCACAAGCGGATCGGCAAGAATGTCGGCGTCACCGACGAGCAGAACGAGGCGCTGGAGAACTGGCAGTCGGCCAAATGCTTCAATGAAGTGCAGCGCGCCGCGCTCGCCTTCACGGACGAGATCGTCAAGCTGCGCAAGCCGACCGACGCGACCTTCCACGCGATCGCGTCCAAGCTCACTCCAGGTGCGCTGGTCGAGCTGCAGCTTTCGGTCGGCTTCTACGTCATGACCTCCAAATTCCTGGAAACTTTCGCCATCGACATGCAGCCGGTGACGGAAGTGGTCTGA
- a CDS encoding class I SAM-dependent methyltransferase, whose amino-acid sequence MSNGWESSAQAWIDSMGERGDWAREHVLDPVMLGRIGAGRFSNALDVGCGEGRFCRMLKSAGVSPIGIDPTSQLIETARRHDPAGDYRFGRAERLEFDSASFDLVVSYLTLVDIADFSIAIGEMARVLKPGGSLLIANLTGFTSACAAQGWVKDADGRRLHFPVDNYLDESPFWLEWAGIRIENWHRPLAAYMEALLKHGLQLTFFAEPEPVSGEATRRNDFRRVPWFVVMEWRRPAIA is encoded by the coding sequence ATGAGCAATGGATGGGAGAGTTCGGCGCAGGCGTGGATCGACTCCATGGGCGAGCGCGGCGATTGGGCGCGGGAGCATGTGCTCGATCCGGTCATGCTCGGCCGTATCGGCGCCGGCCGGTTTTCCAACGCGCTCGATGTCGGCTGTGGCGAGGGCCGGTTCTGTAGAATGCTGAAGTCGGCCGGCGTGAGCCCGATCGGGATCGATCCGACCTCGCAACTGATCGAGACAGCCCGGCGGCACGACCCAGCCGGCGACTATCGATTCGGCCGCGCCGAACGCCTCGAATTTGATTCCGCCAGCTTCGATCTGGTGGTCAGCTATCTCACGCTGGTCGATATCGCCGATTTCAGTATCGCGATTGGTGAAATGGCGAGGGTGTTGAAGCCGGGCGGTTCGCTGCTGATCGCCAACCTCACCGGCTTCACCTCAGCCTGCGCGGCGCAGGGGTGGGTGAAGGATGCAGACGGCCGGCGGCTGCATTTTCCGGTCGACAACTATCTCGATGAATCTCCGTTCTGGCTGGAGTGGGCGGGAATACGCATCGAGAATTGGCACCGGCCGCTCGCGGCTTATATGGAAGCGCTCCTGAAGCACGGGTTGCAATTGACGTTCTTCGCCGAGCCTGAACCGGTCTCGGGCGAGGCGACGCGACGGAACGATTTTCGGCGCGTCCCATGGTTCGTCGTGATGGAATGGCGGCGTCCTGCCATTGCCTGA
- a CDS encoding Hsp70 family protein: MSICGLDFGTSNTTLGTIEGHAPALVALEDGESTIPSAIFYETDGAVLIGRRAVDAYVEGAPGRLMRSLKSVLGTSLIDETTRLGRERVSFRDVIAYYLGAVKRRAEQTTGRELRDVVHGRPVHFVDNAPDADRKAEETLRGIARGIGFDEVTFQFEPIAAALEYERQIGSEEVALIADIGGGTSDFSIVRLGPERHGKVNRAADILANDGVRIGGTDFDRQLSLGAVMPLFGFGSAMKRAGLDVPSSYFHDLATWSSINRMYEPRVIADIRQVRHEASEPELLDRLIRVVHEQRGHTLAMEVEDAKIALSEERQADIPLEWVAPGLGAAIGRPDLVSHTSQLADRIAARIKNCLTQARLAAGDIDAVFLTGGSVKLAHVRKAITKAVPSARIVEGDIFGAVGKGLTLEALRRYGPGR, translated from the coding sequence ATGTCCATCTGCGGCCTAGATTTCGGAACGTCGAACACGACGCTCGGCACCATTGAAGGCCATGCGCCGGCCCTGGTGGCGCTGGAGGATGGCGAGAGCACGATTCCCAGCGCGATCTTCTACGAGACCGATGGCGCCGTGCTGATCGGCCGCAGGGCCGTGGATGCCTATGTCGAAGGGGCTCCCGGCCGGCTGATGCGGAGCCTCAAATCGGTGCTAGGAACCTCGCTGATCGACGAGACCACCCGGTTGGGCCGCGAGCGGGTCAGCTTTCGCGATGTGATCGCCTATTACCTCGGCGCGGTGAAACGCCGCGCCGAACAGACGACGGGCCGCGAACTCCGTGACGTCGTCCACGGCCGGCCGGTACACTTCGTCGACAACGCCCCCGACGCCGACCGCAAGGCGGAGGAAACCCTGCGCGGAATTGCCCGTGGCATCGGTTTCGACGAGGTCACCTTTCAGTTCGAACCGATCGCGGCCGCACTCGAATATGAGCGCCAGATCGGCTCGGAAGAAGTGGCGCTGATCGCCGACATCGGCGGCGGCACATCAGACTTTTCGATCGTGCGTCTGGGACCGGAGCGCCACGGCAAAGTGAACCGCGCCGCCGACATTCTCGCCAATGACGGCGTCCGCATCGGCGGCACCGATTTCGACCGTCAACTCAGCCTCGGCGCGGTGATGCCGCTGTTCGGCTTCGGCAGCGCCATGAAGCGCGCCGGGCTCGACGTCCCCTCGAGTTATTTCCACGACCTTGCCACCTGGTCGAGCATCAACCGGATGTACGAGCCGCGCGTGATCGCGGACATCCGTCAGGTCCGGCACGAGGCCAGCGAGCCGGAACTGCTCGATCGGCTGATCCGCGTGGTTCACGAACAGCGTGGCCACACGCTGGCGATGGAGGTCGAGGACGCCAAGATCGCGTTGTCCGAAGAGCGCCAGGCGGATATCCCGCTGGAATGGGTGGCGCCCGGATTAGGCGCCGCCATTGGCCGCCCCGATCTCGTCAGCCACACCAGTCAATTGGCCGATCGCATCGCGGCCCGCATCAAGAACTGCCTCACCCAGGCGCGCCTCGCCGCCGGTGACATCGACGCCGTGTTCCTGACCGGCGGCTCGGTCAAGCTCGCCCACGTCCGCAAGGCGATCACCAAAGCGGTGCCGTCGGCCCGCATCGTCGAAGGCGACATCTTTGGTGCGGTCGGCAAGGGATTGACCCTGGAGGCGCTGCGGCGATACGGCCCGGGACGCTGA
- a CDS encoding Tex family protein has product MANINRQIAEELGVREQQINATVELLDGGATVPFVARYRKEITGGLDDAQLRTLEERLTYLRELEERRVAILNSVREQGKLDAALEAAIMAADSKGRLEDIYLPFKPKRRTKAEIAKEAGLEPLSELLLTQPQNDPQIVAAGFVDAEKQVADVAAALEGARAILVERFAEDADLIGRLREQMWSAGLMASTVRKGKKTEGEKFSDYFEFSQSLSKLPSHRILAMFRGEKEEILELQIMPDAQVPVPGSTVPNTYELKIMQRFAISDQGRPGDRWLVDTARWAWRTKIQVHLNIDLRMRLWTAAETEGVRVFASNLRDLLLAAPAGARVTMGLDPGYRSGVKVAVVDATGKVVATTAIYPHEPQRKWDEALATLGKLAVAHRVDLIAIGNGTASRETDKLATELVKLLPDLKMSKIVVSEAGASVYSASAFASEELPELDVTLRGAVSIARRLQDPLAELVKIDPKAIGVGQYQHDLGETKLARSLDAVVEDCVNAVGVDANTASAPLLARVSGIGLGLAQSIVQHRDANGPFKSRKALKEVPRLGPKAFEQCAGFLRINDGEDPLDTSGVHPEAYPVVRRILAATKSDIKALIGNAEIVRQLKPQAFVDETFGLPTVTDILRELEKPGRDPRPAFKAAVFKEGVEEIKDLKRGMILEGTVTNVAAFGAFVDIGVHQDGLVHVSAMSKTFIKDPREVVKPGDIVKVKVLEIEVARKRIALTLRLDDEIGSKGAKPAAADRQREFSKASMTSQAPRKPQEQSGGGALAEALRRAAEKNGRGTR; this is encoded by the coding sequence GTGGCAAATATCAATCGACAAATCGCGGAAGAACTCGGCGTACGCGAGCAGCAGATCAACGCGACGGTGGAACTGCTCGACGGCGGCGCCACGGTCCCGTTCGTGGCGCGCTACCGCAAGGAAATCACCGGCGGTCTCGATGACGCGCAACTGCGCACGCTGGAAGAACGCCTGACCTATTTGCGCGAACTTGAGGAGCGCCGGGTCGCGATCCTCAATTCGGTCCGCGAGCAGGGCAAGCTTGACGCCGCGCTGGAGGCCGCGATCATGGCCGCCGACAGCAAGGGACGGCTGGAAGACATCTACCTGCCGTTCAAGCCGAAGCGCCGCACCAAGGCCGAGATCGCCAAGGAGGCCGGCCTCGAGCCATTGTCCGAATTGCTGCTGACGCAGCCGCAAAACGATCCGCAAATCGTGGCCGCCGGTTTCGTCGATGCCGAAAAACAGGTGGCGGATGTCGCTGCGGCGCTCGAAGGTGCCCGCGCTATCCTGGTGGAACGTTTTGCCGAAGATGCCGACCTGATCGGGCGCTTGCGCGAGCAGATGTGGTCGGCCGGATTGATGGCATCCACCGTGCGCAAGGGCAAGAAGACCGAGGGCGAGAAGTTCTCGGACTATTTCGAGTTCTCCCAGTCGCTGAGCAAATTGCCGTCGCATCGCATCCTCGCGATGTTCCGCGGCGAGAAGGAGGAAATCCTCGAATTGCAGATCATGCCGGATGCGCAAGTGCCGGTACCGGGCAGCACCGTGCCCAATACCTATGAACTGAAGATCATGCAGCGCTTTGCCATCAGCGATCAGGGCCGCCCGGGCGACCGCTGGTTGGTAGACACCGCGCGTTGGGCGTGGCGCACCAAGATCCAGGTGCATCTCAACATCGACCTGCGGATGCGGCTGTGGACCGCCGCGGAGACCGAGGGCGTGCGCGTGTTTGCTTCCAACCTTCGCGATTTGCTGCTGGCGGCGCCCGCTGGGGCGCGCGTTACCATGGGGCTCGATCCCGGCTATCGCTCCGGCGTCAAGGTCGCCGTCGTCGATGCGACCGGGAAGGTGGTCGCGACCACGGCGATCTATCCGCACGAGCCGCAGCGGAAGTGGGACGAGGCGCTGGCAACGCTGGGCAAGCTCGCGGTCGCTCACCGCGTCGATCTGATCGCAATTGGTAACGGTACGGCGTCGCGCGAGACCGACAAGCTTGCCACCGAACTGGTCAAGCTGTTGCCCGACCTGAAAATGTCGAAGATCGTGGTGTCCGAAGCCGGCGCGTCGGTCTATTCGGCGTCGGCTTTTGCATCGGAAGAACTGCCCGAACTCGATGTGACCCTGCGCGGCGCGGTGTCGATCGCGCGGCGGTTGCAGGATCCGCTGGCCGAGCTAGTCAAGATCGATCCCAAGGCGATCGGTGTCGGGCAGTATCAGCACGACCTCGGCGAAACCAAGCTGGCGCGCTCGCTCGACGCCGTGGTTGAGGACTGCGTCAACGCGGTTGGCGTTGACGCCAACACGGCGTCGGCGCCGTTGCTGGCGCGGGTGTCGGGCATCGGCCTCGGTCTGGCGCAGAGCATCGTCCAGCACCGCGACGCCAACGGTCCGTTCAAGTCGCGCAAGGCGCTGAAGGAAGTGCCGCGGCTGGGGCCCAAGGCGTTCGAGCAGTGCGCGGGTTTTCTGCGGATCAACGATGGCGAAGATCCGCTCGATACATCCGGCGTGCACCCGGAAGCCTATCCGGTGGTGCGGCGGATTCTCGCCGCGACCAAGAGCGACATCAAGGCACTGATCGGCAACGCCGAGATCGTGCGGCAGTTGAAGCCGCAGGCCTTCGTCGATGAGACGTTCGGCCTGCCCACCGTGACCGACATCTTGCGCGAACTGGAAAAGCCCGGCCGCGACCCGCGACCGGCGTTCAAGGCCGCGGTGTTCAAGGAAGGTGTCGAGGAGATCAAGGATCTCAAGCGCGGCATGATCCTCGAAGGCACCGTCACCAACGTGGCGGCGTTCGGCGCGTTCGTCGATATCGGCGTGCATCAGGATGGATTGGTGCACGTCTCGGCGATGTCAAAAACCTTCATCAAGGATCCGCGCGAGGTGGTGAAGCCGGGCGACATCGTCAAGGTCAAGGTTTTGGAGATCGAGGTCGCCCGCAAGCGCATCGCGCTGACGCTGCGGCTGGATGACGAGATCGGCAGCAAGGGCGCCAAGCCTGCGGCGGCAGACCGGCAGCGCGAGTTTTCCAAGGCGTCGATGACGTCGCAGGCACCGCGCAAGCCGCAGGAGCAATCAGGCGGCGGCGCACTCGCCGAAGCCCTGCGCCGCGCCGCCGAGAAGAACGGGCGGGGCACGCGCTAA
- the glsA gene encoding glutaminase A, giving the protein MKVSPTGAPAWTSSKPPLLRFLNACHDDFAAETGGAVADYIPELGKADPAHFGISLATLDGHVYEVGDTQIPFTIQSMSKPFVFALALDTLGAARVESAIGVEPSGDPFNSIRLNAENHPFNAMVNAGAIACTGLIHEAKGDGAFEYIRQALGRFAGRDLDVDDAVYASESATGDRNRAIGYLLRTNAVIKDNVASVLGAYFRQCAVLVTARDIAVMAATLANRGVNPVTGEQVMTPYAISRTLSVMTSSGMYDYAGEWIYRVGIPAKSGVGGGILAALPARLGLGSYSPKLDKHGNSVRGIKVCEALSSHYNLHMLNRSDDARNSIIADYNMGKSPSRRSRRPHERKILAAHHQDVLVYELVGALSLSSVDYVSRALAAKPRPQFVIFDLRRVAAVTPAGARLFAEEFRELAAYHVTVILSGIKRASPEWKMIAEWTEGLTNIRNYYLLDAAIEWAEDQVVYRHGGAIDFFEATELSEQSLLAGLTDEELTDLASLASIRAYQTAEKIIATGDDAHSLFFLRSGVVHVTLPDGIRLATLTAGMPFGEMALLEPRRSADVVADMAATAYEIPLRDFERFRKQHPRAGERVMRNLAQLLADRLILANAKVDLLTSS; this is encoded by the coding sequence ATGAAAGTATCGCCCACCGGCGCCCCGGCCTGGACCAGCTCGAAACCGCCTTTGCTGCGGTTCCTGAACGCCTGTCACGACGATTTCGCCGCAGAGACCGGCGGCGCCGTCGCCGATTACATCCCTGAACTCGGCAAGGCCGACCCTGCCCATTTTGGCATCAGTCTCGCGACCCTCGACGGCCACGTCTACGAGGTCGGCGATACCCAGATTCCCTTCACCATCCAGTCGATGTCAAAACCCTTCGTGTTCGCGCTGGCGCTGGACACGCTGGGCGCCGCCCGGGTGGAAAGCGCGATCGGGGTCGAACCGTCGGGCGACCCCTTCAATTCGATCCGCCTCAACGCCGAGAACCACCCCTTCAATGCCATGGTCAATGCAGGCGCCATCGCCTGCACGGGACTGATCCACGAGGCCAAGGGCGACGGCGCGTTCGAATATATCCGTCAGGCGCTCGGGCGCTTCGCCGGACGCGACCTCGATGTCGATGACGCCGTCTACGCCTCCGAGAGCGCCACCGGCGACCGCAACCGGGCGATCGGCTATCTCTTGCGCACCAACGCCGTGATCAAGGACAACGTCGCCTCCGTGCTGGGGGCCTATTTCCGGCAATGCGCGGTGCTGGTCACCGCGCGCGATATCGCCGTGATGGCGGCGACGCTCGCCAACCGCGGCGTCAATCCGGTGACCGGCGAACAGGTCATGACGCCGTATGCGATTTCGCGGACGCTGTCGGTCATGACGTCATCGGGCATGTACGACTATGCCGGCGAGTGGATCTACCGCGTCGGCATCCCCGCCAAGAGCGGCGTCGGCGGCGGCATTTTGGCGGCATTGCCGGCCCGGCTCGGGCTCGGCAGCTATTCGCCGAAACTGGACAAGCATGGCAACAGCGTGCGCGGCATCAAGGTCTGCGAGGCGCTGTCGTCGCATTACAATCTGCACATGCTCAACCGCAGCGACGATGCCCGCAACAGCATCATCGCCGACTACAACATGGGCAAGAGTCCTTCACGGCGCAGCCGCCGTCCGCACGAGCGGAAAATTCTCGCCGCACATCATCAGGACGTGCTGGTCTATGAACTGGTCGGGGCGCTTTCGCTCTCCAGCGTCGATTATGTCTCGCGTGCGCTGGCGGCAAAGCCGCGTCCGCAATTCGTGATTTTCGACCTGCGCCGCGTCGCCGCGGTCACCCCGGCCGGCGCTCGCCTGTTCGCCGAGGAGTTCCGCGAACTGGCGGCCTATCATGTCACCGTGATCCTGTCCGGCATCAAGCGCGCCTCGCCGGAATGGAAGATGATCGCGGAATGGACCGAGGGTCTCACCAACATCCGCAACTACTATCTGCTCGATGCGGCGATCGAATGGGCCGAGGACCAGGTGGTCTATCGGCACGGCGGCGCGATCGATTTCTTCGAGGCGACCGAACTGTCGGAGCAGTCGCTCCTGGCCGGGCTGACCGACGAGGAACTGACCGACCTCGCCTCGCTTGCTTCGATCAGGGCATATCAGACGGCCGAGAAGATCATCGCGACCGGCGATGACGCCCATTCGCTGTTCTTTCTCAGAAGCGGCGTCGTCCACGTCACCCTGCCCGACGGCATCCGGCTGGCGACGCTGACGGCGGGAATGCCGTTCGGCGAGATGGCGCTGCTGGAGCCGCGCCGCTCCGCCGACGTGGTCGCCGACATGGCGGCGACCGCCTATGAAATTCCGCTGCGCGATTTCGAGCGTTTCCGAAAACAGCACCCGCGCGCCGGCGAGCGCGTCATGCGCAACCTCGCGCAACTGCTGGCCGACCGCCTGATCCTCGCCAACGCCAAGGTCGACCTGCTGACGTCGAGCTAA
- a CDS encoding TRAP transporter permease produces MMSASDSAAAAPKRIEFEDPHAGIGNLQEAEVTRVRTLQGGWRWALVVATAATILLCINQQFSLRFFIDYTQLNTEYFYLLIALMLPFTFLIFPGTETAPLDRIPWYDLLLFVATFAASIWLMLNVRKAAQFGWESDGAPQNVIAAGLVMWFVLMEALRRTGGWSLLLSVLPFTVYPLFAEASWLGPFRGSQLTLDQTTAYHVLSGESLLGIPIQAFADTVIGFLVFGTALMMTGAGKFFINIAFAMCGTFRGGAAKVCIFASGLLGMMSGSIISNVLTAGTMTIPVMKKSGFRASYAGAIEACASTGAVLAPPVMGATAFVIAQFLNVSYADVAIAAIIPAALYYVGLFMQVDSYAARHGLKGIPRAELPKIWDTIKAGWYYVFVIALLVVMLLYFKRESHAPFYATALLLVLNQLFSRDTRWTPSTISKFLEVNGRTFVELVGILAGCGLLIGAFSMTGVVSSLANDLLRIAGDNAFLLLGMCAFTSLILGLGLTTTACYIFLAILVAPALEKLGLNRMAVHMFIFYWGMLSSITPPVAIASFAAAGIAGSPAMKTGWESMWVGSIIYFIPFFFVLNPALVLQGDNPYLEGLGLMGLAAFGTLFICGGIQGYQAFVGDLRGAGALEWPLRILLVIGGFVVATPGGGINPLSQIQVTSLGLGILVPTVAVALLLIRRQSLVGNQLRVP; encoded by the coding sequence ATGATGTCTGCGTCCGATAGTGCGGCGGCTGCGCCGAAGCGAATCGAGTTCGAGGATCCGCACGCCGGCATCGGCAATCTGCAGGAAGCCGAAGTCACGCGGGTGCGAACCCTGCAGGGCGGTTGGCGCTGGGCGCTGGTGGTCGCGACCGCGGCCACCATCCTGCTCTGCATCAACCAGCAATTTTCGCTGCGGTTCTTCATCGACTATACCCAGCTCAACACCGAGTATTTCTATCTGCTGATCGCGCTGATGCTGCCCTTCACGTTCCTGATCTTTCCGGGAACCGAGACCGCGCCGCTCGACCGCATCCCCTGGTATGATCTGCTGCTGTTCGTCGCGACCTTCGCCGCCTCGATCTGGCTGATGCTCAACGTGCGCAAGGCCGCCCAGTTCGGCTGGGAATCCGACGGCGCGCCGCAGAACGTGATCGCCGCCGGCCTCGTGATGTGGTTCGTGCTGATGGAGGCGCTGCGCCGCACCGGCGGCTGGAGCCTGCTGTTGAGCGTGCTCCCCTTCACCGTCTATCCGCTGTTCGCCGAAGCAAGCTGGCTCGGACCGTTCCGGGGCTCGCAGCTCACGCTCGACCAGACCACCGCCTATCACGTGCTGTCGGGCGAAAGCCTGCTCGGCATTCCGATCCAGGCCTTCGCCGATACCGTGATCGGCTTCCTGGTGTTCGGCACCGCGCTGATGATGACCGGCGCCGGCAAGTTCTTCATCAACATCGCCTTCGCCATGTGCGGCACCTTCCGCGGCGGCGCGGCCAAAGTCTGCATCTTTGCCTCGGGCCTGCTCGGCATGATGTCCGGCTCGATTATTTCCAACGTGCTGACCGCGGGCACCATGACGATTCCTGTCATGAAGAAGAGCGGCTTTCGCGCCTCCTATGCCGGTGCCATCGAGGCCTGCGCATCGACCGGCGCGGTGCTGGCGCCGCCGGTGATGGGCGCGACTGCGTTCGTGATCGCGCAATTCCTCAATGTCAGCTATGCCGACGTCGCCATCGCCGCGATCATTCCGGCCGCGCTGTATTATGTCGGGCTGTTCATGCAGGTGGATTCCTATGCGGCACGCCATGGCCTGAAGGGCATTCCGCGCGCGGAGCTGCCGAAGATCTGGGACACGATCAAGGCCGGCTGGTACTACGTTTTCGTCATCGCCCTGCTGGTGGTGATGCTGCTCTACTTCAAGCGCGAGAGCCACGCGCCGTTCTATGCCACTGCGCTGCTGCTGGTGTTGAACCAGCTGTTCTCCAGGGATACCCGCTGGACGCCTTCGACCATCAGCAAGTTTCTCGAGGTCAACGGTCGCACGTTCGTCGAGCTGGTCGGCATCCTCGCCGGCTGCGGCCTCCTGATCGGCGCGTTCTCGATGACCGGCGTGGTCTCCAGCCTCGCTAACGATCTGCTGCGGATCGCCGGCGACAACGCCTTCCTGCTGCTCGGCATGTGCGCCTTCACCAGCCTCATTCTGGGGCTCGGGCTGACCACGACGGCCTGCTACATCTTCCTCGCCATCCTGGTGGCGCCGGCACTGGAGAAGCTCGGCCTCAACCGCATGGCCGTGCACATGTTCATCTTCTACTGGGGCATGCTGTCGTCGATCACGCCGCCGGTTGCGATCGCCTCCTTCGCCGCCGCCGGCATCGCCGGGTCGCCCGCGATGAAGACCGGATGGGAATCGATGTGGGTCGGCAGCATCATCTACTTCATCCCGTTCTTCTTCGTGTTGAACCCGGCTTTGGTGCTTCAGGGGGACAACCCCTATCTCGAAGGCCTCGGCCTGATGGGACTGGCCGCCTTCGGCACGCTGTTCATCTGCGGCGGCATCCAGGGCTATCAGGCCTTTGTCGGCGACCTCCGCGGCGCCGGCGCGCTGGAATGGCCGTTGCGCATATTGCTCGTGATCGGCGGCTTCGTAGTGGCGACGCCGGGCGGCGGTATCAATCCGCTGTCGCAGATCCAGGTTACGTCGCTTGGCCTAGGCATTCTCGTTCCTACCGTCGCGGTCGCGCTGCTGCTGATACGCCGCCAAAGTCTGGTGGGGAACCAGTTGCGCGTTCCGTGA
- a CDS encoding TAXI family TRAP transporter solute-binding subunit → MIGRLMNLAPAALAGISLVASAAALADDVKLPPTMAVTAYDTGTAGFNIAVGVGKMMKDKYSTDVRVLPAGNDVARLAPLRAKRALMSAMGSGTYFAQEGVFEFGSKEWGPQSLQLLLSSVDCNTGTLGVAADAGVKEVKDLRGKRVGFVVGSPALNQNSLAILAFAGLKQADVKVVEFASYGAMWKGLINNDTDAAFGTTITGPAKEAETSPRGLVWPPLPASDKAGWERVKKVGSFFFPQVATCGAGISPDKPIESANYPYPIFITYASQPADQVYAITKAMIVNYDAYKDSAPGAGGLAANRQTKNWVVPVHPGAVKALKEAGQWTAEQEAHNNGLLKRQEVLAAAWAEYGKASPPSDDKAFLDGWMITRAAALAKANMPNGFEQ, encoded by the coding sequence ATGATCGGTCGGCTGATGAATCTCGCGCCTGCCGCGTTGGCAGGCATCTCGCTCGTGGCATCCGCCGCGGCGCTGGCCGACGACGTCAAGCTGCCGCCGACGATGGCAGTCACCGCCTATGACACCGGCACCGCCGGTTTCAACATCGCGGTCGGCGTCGGCAAGATGATGAAGGACAAGTATTCGACCGACGTTCGCGTGCTGCCCGCCGGCAACGACGTGGCGCGGCTGGCGCCGCTGCGGGCCAAGCGCGCGCTGATGTCGGCGATGGGATCGGGTACCTATTTCGCGCAGGAAGGCGTGTTCGAATTCGGCTCAAAAGAATGGGGCCCGCAGTCGCTGCAATTGCTGCTGTCCTCGGTCGATTGCAACACCGGCACGCTCGGCGTCGCTGCGGACGCCGGCGTCAAGGAGGTCAAGGATCTCCGCGGCAAGCGGGTCGGCTTCGTCGTCGGCTCGCCGGCGCTGAACCAGAACTCGCTGGCCATTCTCGCCTTCGCCGGCCTCAAGCAGGCCGACGTCAAGGTGGTCGAGTTCGCCAGCTACGGCGCGATGTGGAAGGGCCTGATCAACAACGACACCGACGCCGCCTTCGGCACCACCATCACCGGGCCCGCCAAGGAAGCCGAAACCTCGCCGCGCGGACTGGTGTGGCCACCGCTTCCCGCCAGCGACAAGGCCGGATGGGAACGGGTCAAGAAGGTCGGCTCCTTCTTCTTCCCGCAGGTGGCGACCTGTGGCGCCGGCATCTCTCCGGACAAGCCGATCGAGTCGGCGAACTACCCCTACCCGATCTTCATCACCTATGCCTCGCAGCCGGCCGATCAGGTCTACGCCATCACCAAGGCGATGATCGTCAACTACGATGCCTACAAGGACTCAGCCCCCGGCGCCGGCGGCCTTGCGGCCAACCGCCAGACCAAGAACTGGGTGGTCCCGGTGCATCCCGGCGCCGTGAAAGCGCTGAAGGAAGCCGGCCAATGGACCGCCGAGCAGGAAGCCCACAACAACGGCCTGTTGAAGCGCCAGGAGGTGCTGGCGGCGGCATGGGCCGAGTACGGCAAGGCCAGCCCGCCTTCGGACGACAAAGCGTTTCTCGACGGCTGGATGATCACGCGCGCGGCAGCCCTTGCCAAAGCCAATATGCCGAACGGCTTTGAACAATAA
- a CDS encoding acetyl-CoA carboxylase biotin carboxyl carrier protein subunit, whose amino-acid sequence MPEIKIVTEVAGRVCALAVENGASVGDGDEIAFVEAMKMEIPVTSTTAGKIKAILVKLDDVIAEGQVVAIVDA is encoded by the coding sequence ATGCCAGAGATCAAGATCGTCACCGAAGTGGCCGGCCGCGTATGCGCGCTTGCGGTCGAGAACGGCGCAAGCGTCGGTGACGGCGACGAGATTGCCTTCGTCGAAGCCATGAAGATGGAAATCCCGGTCACCTCGACCACAGCCGGTAAAATCAAGGCAATATTGGTCAAACTCGACGACGTCATCGCCGAAGGACAGGTCGTCGCGATCGTCGACGCCTAG